The Vannielia litorea genome segment GGCCCATGTCGGATCGGTTCAAGGCCTACGGGGTCCACCTCTTTACCGCCACGGGGGCGGCGCTCGCGATGCTCGCGATGCTGGCCGCCGTGCAGGGCGACTGGCCGGTGATGTTCCTCTGGCTGCTCGCCGCCTTCGCCGTTGACGGCATAGATGGCCCGCTGGCCCGCAAATACGACGTGACCAACCACGCCCCGATCATCGACGGCGCCCTGCTCGACCTGATCATCGACTTCCTGACCTACGTCTTCATCCCCGCCTTCGCGCTCTACGGCTCCGGCCTGCTGCCCAACCCATGGGCCGCTCTCTGCGCGCTGGGCATCTGTTTTTCCTCGGTGCTCTACTTCTCCGACACACGGATGAAGCTAACCGACAAGAGCTTTCGCGGCTTTCCCGGCTGCTGGAACCTTGCGGTTCTGGTTCTGATGGCCATGCAGCCCGCGCCTTGGATTACCGTGGTCACCTGCATCGTGCTGGCCGCCGCCATGTTCCTGCCGCTCAAGTTTGTCCACCCCACGCGCACCAAGCGCTGGCGCAGCTTCACCCTGCCGGTTTCGGTGATCTGGGTCGCGCTGGCGGTGATCGCGGCGTGGCAAAGCTTCGAGCAGCAGCCGTGGCTCTCGTGGTCGCTGGGGGCCACCACGCTCTGGCTCGCGCTGGCTGGCATCATCCAGCAGGTCATCCCCGAGCGCTGAGCCTCACGGGATTGTGCCGTGCACCGGGCTGATCGGCGCGGGCGAATGCGCTACCCTTACGTGAACCGTGACCCAACCCGGGAGACGCCCGATGCTCATGCCCCGCCGCCACTTCCTCGTCACCGCCAGCGCCGCCGCCGTGGCACTGAGCCTGCCCGCCACCGCCCGCGCCGCCTCTCTCGCGCCCACAAGCTCCATGCGTGGCGGGGCAAACAATTACCGCCCGGGCGCACCGCTGGTCGAGCGGCTCGGCTCCGGCTTCACCGTCCACGGCAAGGTGCTGCGCGCTGCCGATGGCCGCCCGCTCGAAGGCCGCCGCATCCAGATCTGGGCCGCCACCACGCTCGGCGGCGAGCGCGAGCCGCGCAACCACGGCTCCGTGCTGACTCGCGCCGATGGCTCTTTCGCTCTGGAGATGGAGCAGATCGTGCCCAACTTCGGCCAGCCGCACGCGCACCTGGCCTACGACGACGGCGAGTTCGAAACCGTGTTCCTCCGCCCCGTCATGCCAAGCCCCCGCGATACCTCCGTGCGGGCCGACTTCGTCCTCGCCTGAGCTTGCTCCCCGCCTTGATCTGGGCTGCCCTCGTGGCGCTCATCGCTGTGCCGGTGGCACTCGCCACCGCAAGCCCATGGCTCGCCTATCGTGGCTTCGCCTATATCACCGGCGGCTTCGCGGGCATCTTCGCGCTCTGCCTCCTGCTGGCGCAACCGCTCCTCGCCGCCGGCTACCTGCCCGGCCTGCGTGGCCCCAAGGGGCGCCTCTGGCACCGCCGCGCGGGCATCGCCCTCGTGACCCTCACCGCGCTTCACGTCGCGGGCCTCTGGGTCACCAGCCCGCCCGACACCCTCGATGCCCTATTGCTGCGCTCCCCCACCCCCTTCTCGGTCTGGGGCTTCATCTCGCTCTGGGGCATCGCCGCCACCGCCCTTCTGGTGGCCCTGCGCCGCAAGCTGCCCCCGCGCCGCTGGCGTTGGGCGCATAACGCGCTGGCGGCGCTGGTCGTACTCGCCACCGTGCTCCACGCCGTTCAGATCGAAGGCGCGATGGAGCTGATCTCCAAATGGACGCTCTGCATCGCCGCCCTTGCCGCAACCGTCGCCGCCCTGATCGACCTGCGGCTGCTGCGCCGCTAAATCAGCAGCCCAGCCGCGCCCTCGTGCCGGAGCAAGGCCACCTTGGTCTCCACCCCCGTGCCGCCCGAGAATCCACCCAGCGAGGATGCCCCCAGCACCCGATGGCAGGGAATGATCAACGGAATCGGGTTCGCCCCGCAGGCCCCGCCAATGGATTGCGCCGAAAAGCCGAGTTTCTTAGAGATCGCGCCGTAGGTTGTGGTCTCCCCGAACGGGATCTTCCGCATCTCAGAGCAGACCAGCTTCACCACCGCAGAGCCCTCCACCCGCAGCGGCAAGTCAAAATCCTCCCGCTCCCCAGCAAAGTATTCCCCGATCTGCCGCTCCGCCTCACGCAAAAGCGGCGAGCCTTCGCCCGCCGCCTCATCGCTCCACTTAATGCGCGTGATCGCGCCGCCCGCCTCAGTCAGCACTATGCGGCCGACCGGGGTGGAGAGCGCGAGGGTGGCCAATTACCCCAGCGCCTCGTCACACCGCCCGCAGACGGCTTCATGCCCATGCGTGCCCACGTCCGGCAGGATCTTCCAGCACCGCTGGCACTTCGCACCCTCGGCCTTTTCGAAGACCACGCCCACGCCTTCCACTTCCGGCATCCGGAAAGCCTCGGAGGGCGCCGGATCGCCCGAGAGCGACACGGCGGAGGTGATGCAGATATCGTCGAAGGCGACCGACTTCAGCGACTCCAGCACACCTGCATCCTCCACATGCACCACTGGCGCGGCCTCCAGCGAGGCGCCGATGACCTTCTCGCGCCGCTGCACCTCGAGCGCCGCCGTCACCACGCGCCGCGCGCGCCGCACGCCGGCCCACTTTTCCGCCAGCGCCTCGTCGCGCCAGCCAACCGGGGTCTCGGGAATATCGACCAGATGCACCGAGGAGCCCTCGCCGCCGAACCGTTCCAGCCAGACCTCCTCCATCGTGAAGACAAGCACTGGCGCAAGCCATGTGGTCAGCCGGTGGAAGAGAATATCCAGCACCGTCCGCGCCGCCCGACGGCGGGCCGAGTCGCCATCGCAATAAAGCGCATCCTTACGGACGTCGAAGTAGAAGCTCGAAAGCTCCACCGTGGCAAAATTGAACACCGCCTGGAACACGCCCTGGAAGTCGTAGGCATTGTAGCCCTTGCGCACGACCTCATCGAGCTCCGCCAGCCGGTGCAGCACCCAGCGCTCCAGCTCGGGCATATCGGCAGGCTCCACGGCCTCCGCCGCCTCATAGCCCGCCAGATTGCCCAGCAGGAAGCGCATGGTGTTGCGCAGGCGGCGGTAGCTGTCGGCCACCCCTTTCAGGATCTCCGGCCCGATCCGCTGGTCGGCGGTGTAATCGGTCTGCGCCACCCAGAGCCGCAGAATGTCGGCGCCGTACTGCTTCACCACCTCCTCGGGGACGATGGTGTTGCCGAGCGACTTCGACATCTTGTTGCCCTTCTCGTCCAGCGTGAACCCGTGGGTCAGCACGCCTCGATAGGGGGCAACGCCGCGGGTGCCGACCGATTGCAGCAGCGACGAGTGGAACCAGCCGCGATGCTGGTCGGTGCCCTCAAGGTACAGGTCGGCCACCCCATCGGGCGAGCCATCCTCACGGTCGCGCAGAACGAAGGCATGGGTCGAGCCAGAGTCGAACCACACGTCGAGCACATCGAAGATCTGATCGTAGTCCTCGGCGTTGTAATCATTGCCAAGGAACCGCTCCTTGGCCCCTTCCGCATACCACGCATCCGCGCCCTCGGCTTCGAAGGCCTCGATGATCCGCGCATTCACCGCCGCATCGCGCAGCAAGAAGCCCTCGTCATCGGGCATCGCGCCCTTCTTCACGAAGCAGGTCAGCGGCACGCCCCAGGCCCGCTGGCGCGAAAGCACCCAGTCAGGACGCGATTCCATCATGGAATACAGACGGTTGCGCCCGCTCTGCGGGGTCCACTTCACCTGATCGATGGCGGTCAGCGCGCGCTGGCGGATCGTGGTGCCAAGGCTGTCCTGCCCGTCGCCCAAATCCTTGTCGATGGCGGCAAACCACTGCGGCGTGTTTCGGTAGATCAGCGGCGCCTTGGAGCGCCAGCTATGCGGGTAGCTGTGGGTGATCCGCCCACGCGCGATCAGCATGCGCGCCTCCGCGAGCTTGTCGATCACCGCTTTGTTGGCCCCGCCTTCCTTGCCGTTAGGCTTGATGATGACCTCACCGCCAAAAAACGGCAGATCAGCGCGGAAGGAGCCATCCTCCAGCACGTTGTAGGTCATCGGCAGGCCATACTGGCGGCCGATCTGGTAGTCGTCGTCACCATGGCTCGGGGCGGTATGCACAAAGCCGGTGCCGGCCTCGGCGGTCACATGATCGCCCGGCAGCATCGGCACGTCATAGTCCCATTCGCCCTCGGCGCCCTCCAGCTTGTAGAGCGGATGCACGGTTTTCATCGCGCCCAGCTCAGCCGCGGCAGCGCCCCGCAGGCGCTCGTAGCTTTCCACCCGCGCCTGCGCCATCACCGCTTCGGCCAGATCGTCTGCCAGCAAGTACTTGTCGCCCACCCGCGCCCAGTTATCCTCCGCCGCGCCGGTCACGCGATAGAGGCCATAACTTATCTCGGGGCTGAAGCAGACCGCCCGGTTCTGCGGGATGGTCCAGGGCGTCGTCGTCCAGATGATCACCGAGGTCTCGGCAAAATCTTCGGCCATGGCGTTCACCGCCGCCATCACCGCATCCTGCCCCTCGTGGCCCTCTGCCGCGAAATGCTCGATCAATTCCGGCGTGCCCGAGAACCCGCCGATCCGGAACTTCACCCAGATCGTGTGGCTCTGGTGGTCATGGTATTCCACCTCCGCCTCGGCCAGCGCCGTCTTCTCGACCGGCGACCACATCACCGGCTTCGAGCCTTGGTAGAGCGCCCCGTTCATCAGAAACTTCTGGAACTCGGCGGCAATCGTCGCTTCGGCGTGGAAATCCATCGTCAGGTAGGGCTCGGGCCAATTGCCCGTCACGCCCAGCCGCTTGAACTCTTCGCGCTGGATATCCACCCACTTCTCGGCGAACGCGCGGCACTCCTGCCGCAACTCTACGATCGGAACCTCGTCCTTGTCGCGGCCCTTCTGGCGATATTGTTCCTCGATCTTCCACTCGATCGGCAACCCGTGGCAGTCCCAGCCGGGGATGTAGCGCGCATCGCGGCCCATCATCTGCTGCGAGCGCACCACCATGTCCTTCAGGATCTTGTTTAGCCCGTGGCCGATGTGCAGGTGGCCGTTGGCGTAAGGAGGCCCATCGTGCAGCGTGAAGGGCTCGCGACCCTCCTTTTCGCGCAGGCGATCATAAACCCCGATCTCCTCCCAGCGGGCCAGCCAGCCCGGCTCGCGCTTGGGCAGGCCCGCGCGCATCGGAAATTCGGTTTGGGGGAGATTCAGGGTGTCTTTGTAGTCAGGCGTGTCGGCGCACATGGGGGGCGTCCTTGGCGTGGTCTTTTCGGGTGTTCGGTGAGGGGCGGCGCGGCAGGCCATGCGCCTTGTCCCGGCGGCTCATCTGTCAGAGCGCCGGGCCGCTAATTCGAATGATGGCGAGGCCCGAGAACATCATGGGGAGGCTTATAGGCAGGGCTGCGGGCAAGGTCCAGCACGTAGGGCGGCGTTGCCCTGCCGCCCGCAGGATCCTCACTCCGGCGGCCTGTCCTCTTCTGCACCCTCTGCCGCGCCATCTTCGCCCGCAGCCCGCTCCGCCGCCTCCTGTGCCGCCCAGCGGTTGAGCCAGGCCAGCGCCGCCAGCGACAGGCCGAGCGCGAGGAAGGAGAACACCCGGAACAGCCCCGTCAGCCCCCGCGCATCGATCAGGAACACCTTCACCACCGCCAGCCCAATCACCACCAGCGCCGCCCGCCGCAGCACGGTCGATCCCTTGGCAATCGCCTGCCACAGCAGGACTGCGCCCAAAGCAATCAGCACAACCGTGTAGGTATAGAGCTCGCCATCAAACCAGCCGTTGCCGTACCACATCCCACCCGGCTGCCAGAATCGACGGATCTCCAGAAACACCCAGAACCCTGCAAGCCCCACCGCTGCGCTCAACCCGCCGCGGCGCCACCAGCGCCCGCCGATCCGGGCGAGCAGGGCAAACACCACCGCCGGGCCGAGGTAGGCCACCGCCAGCGTGTCAAACACCAGTGGCCCGTGCACCGTGGTATCGGGCAGCGAGAAGCCCCCGGCCGAGAGGAACGGGTTCGAGAGGGTCAGCCCGATGAGCAGGAAGAACCCGGACACCACCGTATATCCCGCCGCCAGCACCACGCGCAGCCACTTCAGCCAGCCACCCAGCCGCATCCGGTACACCTGCGCGGCAGCACAGAGCAGCCAGACCATCGCGGTCAGCCCCATCGTCCAATGGCTCGCCAGCTCATCCGTGCCCACACGCTCGTCGATGAACCGCCAGATCGTGGCGGTCACGAAGATGCCGCCGATCATCAGCAGCCCGCTCTCCAGAAAGGCCCGGCCCAGCGTGCGCTGCGCCTCCGGCATGATCCGCCACGCCGCCGCCATCCCGCCGAGCGCCGCGCCGAAGCCGAGCAGGAAGGCGCCCCAGCTTGCCTCGACCGACCAAAAGAGCCCCGGGTCGATCACCACGCGCCAGCCCAGCACGATCACCCCGAGCGCGATGAACACCTGCATCTCCCGCAGGCGGAACCGCCGGTCGAGCCAGGCGGCCATCACTAGCAGCACCGCCAGCGCCACAGTCAGCGCCTCCTTGGTCAGCAGCACGAAAAGCGCCAAAGCGATCAGCGAGGCCGCCGAGAGCACCGCCCAGGCTGTGCGCCGCGCCGGGCCGCCGTCGGCCCGCGCAAAGCGCACCGCAATCGCCACCATCAGCGCCGCCAGCCCCAGCACATGCCCCGCCCAGCCAAAGGTGCCCGGCACACGCGGCGACAGCCAGAACAGCTCCAGCCCCAGCGGCACCAAGGGCGCGAAGAGCGCCGCGAAGATGCCCCAGAACAGCGCCGCCCGGCCCACGCCCTCGCGGCCGTCCACAAGGCTGCGCCACGCCGCCGCCACCGCGCCGTGAGCCGCCAATACCAGCACGAGGCTCGCCTCCAGCGGCAGGGCGGGCAGCGGGTCGCCGGTGGCATCCACCTGCACCGTCTCGCGCATCAGCACCGCGCCCATCACGCTCTCCAGCGGGATCACCGCCAGAAAGCCCAGCGCCGGAAACAGCA includes the following:
- a CDS encoding CDP-alcohol phosphatidyltransferase family protein; the protein is MSDRFKAYGVHLFTATGAALAMLAMLAAVQGDWPVMFLWLLAAFAVDGIDGPLARKYDVTNHAPIIDGALLDLIIDFLTYVFIPAFALYGSGLLPNPWAALCALGICFSSVLYFSDTRMKLTDKSFRGFPGCWNLAVLVLMAMQPAPWITVVTCIVLAAAMFLPLKFVHPTRTKRWRSFTLPVSVIWVALAVIAAWQSFEQQPWLSWSLGATTLWLALAGIIQQVIPER
- a CDS encoding twin-arginine translocation pathway signal; the protein is MPRRHFLVTASAAAVALSLPATARAASLAPTSSMRGGANNYRPGAPLVERLGSGFTVHGKVLRAADGRPLEGRRIQIWAATTLGGEREPRNHGSVLTRADGSFALEMEQIVPNFGQPHAHLAYDDGEFETVFLRPVMPSPRDTSVRADFVLA
- a CDS encoding ferric reductase-like transmembrane domain-containing protein yields the protein MIWAALVALIAVPVALATASPWLAYRGFAYITGGFAGIFALCLLLAQPLLAAGYLPGLRGPKGRLWHRRAGIALVTLTALHVAGLWVTSPPDTLDALLLRSPTPFSVWGFISLWGIAATALLVALRRKLPPRRWRWAHNALAALVVLATVLHAVQIEGAMELISKWTLCIAALAATVAALIDLRLLRR
- a CDS encoding methylated-DNA--[protein]-cysteine S-methyltransferase, producing the protein MATLALSTPVGRIVLTEAGGAITRIKWSDEAAGEGSPLLREAERQIGEYFAGEREDFDLPLRVEGSAVVKLVCSEMRKIPFGETTTYGAISKKLGFSAQSIGGACGANPIPLIIPCHRVLGASSLGGFSGGTGVETKVALLRHEGAAGLLI
- the ileS gene encoding isoleucine--tRNA ligase, with amino-acid sequence MCADTPDYKDTLNLPQTEFPMRAGLPKREPGWLARWEEIGVYDRLREKEGREPFTLHDGPPYANGHLHIGHGLNKILKDMVVRSQQMMGRDARYIPGWDCHGLPIEWKIEEQYRQKGRDKDEVPIVELRQECRAFAEKWVDIQREEFKRLGVTGNWPEPYLTMDFHAEATIAAEFQKFLMNGALYQGSKPVMWSPVEKTALAEAEVEYHDHQSHTIWVKFRIGGFSGTPELIEHFAAEGHEGQDAVMAAVNAMAEDFAETSVIIWTTTPWTIPQNRAVCFSPEISYGLYRVTGAAEDNWARVGDKYLLADDLAEAVMAQARVESYERLRGAAAAELGAMKTVHPLYKLEGAEGEWDYDVPMLPGDHVTAEAGTGFVHTAPSHGDDDYQIGRQYGLPMTYNVLEDGSFRADLPFFGGEVIIKPNGKEGGANKAVIDKLAEARMLIARGRITHSYPHSWRSKAPLIYRNTPQWFAAIDKDLGDGQDSLGTTIRQRALTAIDQVKWTPQSGRNRLYSMMESRPDWVLSRQRAWGVPLTCFVKKGAMPDDEGFLLRDAAVNARIIEAFEAEGADAWYAEGAKERFLGNDYNAEDYDQIFDVLDVWFDSGSTHAFVLRDREDGSPDGVADLYLEGTDQHRGWFHSSLLQSVGTRGVAPYRGVLTHGFTLDEKGNKMSKSLGNTIVPEEVVKQYGADILRLWVAQTDYTADQRIGPEILKGVADSYRRLRNTMRFLLGNLAGYEAAEAVEPADMPELERWVLHRLAELDEVVRKGYNAYDFQGVFQAVFNFATVELSSFYFDVRKDALYCDGDSARRRAARTVLDILFHRLTTWLAPVLVFTMEEVWLERFGGEGSSVHLVDIPETPVGWRDEALAEKWAGVRRARRVVTAALEVQRREKVIGASLEAAPVVHVEDAGVLESLKSVAFDDICITSAVSLSGDPAPSEAFRMPEVEGVGVVFEKAEGAKCQRCWKILPDVGTHGHEAVCGRCDEALG
- a CDS encoding DUF2339 domain-containing protein, which produces MEVVVAFLTLCVIGLLVWLVAVQMGLGRMRRSLDRALREIEGLKRGAEAQRPAAEAAAPPPEERKTARELMDPAATPARAEPEPEEAAPARRKLPWEEGYDPAVDGPAPEAGPVVPRGGGKLVAWLQANWFYAVSALSLALAGLFLVQYGIEQGYLTPVMRVAAALALGAALIGGGEWIRRRQSAGDATAYLPDTFSAAGIVSLYGAVLAARSLYDLIGAGTAMSGLLAVSVGAMLLGWLNGPVLAAFGLIGAGAAPFLVGGEAEGATLFYVYYGLLGVAGLAIDAWRQWRWVSVLALGVAGLGGLAVFAGSGEMPGFAVLLTVLVLAAMAFPRREIGPTHAGGAPLRWLLDKGAGRGGYEVLIAWGAMATASVVLLVLPRDGAAEFLLIEGLYTVLILAVALWAWQAKALSELVLFPALGFLAVIPLESVMGAVLMRETVQVDATGDPLPALPLEASLVLVLAAHGAVAAAWRSLVDGREGVGRAALFWGIFAALFAPLVPLGLELFWLSPRVPGTFGWAGHVLGLAALMVAIAVRFARADGGPARRTAWAVLSAASLIALALFVLLTKEALTVALAVLLVMAAWLDRRFRLREMQVFIALGVIVLGWRVVIDPGLFWSVEASWGAFLLGFGAALGGMAAAWRIMPEAQRTLGRAFLESGLLMIGGIFVTATIWRFIDERVGTDELASHWTMGLTAMVWLLCAAAQVYRMRLGGWLKWLRVVLAAGYTVVSGFFLLIGLTLSNPFLSAGGFSLPDTTVHGPLVFDTLAVAYLGPAVVFALLARIGGRWWRRGGLSAAVGLAGFWVFLEIRRFWQPGGMWYGNGWFDGELYTYTVVLIALGAVLLWQAIAKGSTVLRRAALVVIGLAVVKVFLIDARGLTGLFRVFSFLALGLSLAALAWLNRWAAQEAAERAAGEDGAAEGAEEDRPPE